One Labrus mixtus chromosome 12, fLabMix1.1, whole genome shotgun sequence DNA segment encodes these proteins:
- the ino80 gene encoding chromatin-remodeling ATPase INO80 isoform X4 → MASGQGGRLEVGSSGSSGLAKPLYLQRLERSLRLDSFLRQTAVVFNRDITSDDSDDSDDSDGELGSGLSLDPSTQHTAMTVKTEPCEERDELSEGKPLNGILLQDQKADKASFYNFSKLKKNRKWLKNILLSDDTTDSDTDSDDSDFCLSREELHDMLRLHRFTRQHQSKFHSDRELHQYQYYSTGLLSTHDSFYEQQRHLLGPKKKKIKDEKKFKAKLKKVKKKKKRGEGDFLDEGRPYVTKIFAKFSHDAPVPVVKKKHLTIEQLNARRRKVWLTIAKKEIPKTFKQKTSAKNLVLTNAKKLAHQCMREVRRAAIQAQKNCKETLPRARRLTKEMMLYWKKYDKVEKEHRKRAEKEALEQRKLDEEMREAKRQQRKLNFLITQTELYAHFMSGKASIGGPEGDTAQEEILSKLEDKAAQRQIDIGGGVMVNMGPEDYDSEHYKSQALRNAKEAYLIHQERTRMFDEEAKDSRCASLHTASCAPSGAGSGFGESYSLANPSIHAGEEIPQPTIFNGKLKGYQLKGMNWLANLYEQGINGILADEMGLGKTVQSIALLAHLAERDNIWGPFLIISPASTLNNWHQEFTRFVPKFKVLPYWGNPHDRKVIRKFWSQKTLYTQNAPFHVVITSYQLVVQDVKYFQRVKWQYMVLDEAQALKSSSSVRWKILLQFQCRNRLLLTGTPIQNTMAELWALLHFIMPTLFDSHDEFNEWFSKDIESHAENKSAIDENQLSRLHMILKPFMLRRIKKDVENELSDKIEILTYCQLTSRQRLLYQALRNKISIEDLLQSSMGTSQQSHSTTSSLMNLVMQFRKVCNHPDLFERQETRSPFHMYIKPYIMSKFLYRHGLIHAHNQAKNKLLQVLLSPFSPSHIQQSLFHRKGDDKGSCFSFLRFIDVSPAEMSSLMLQGTLVRWLALFLSLKSAYRLHYQRLFGLEEEGQAETGDSEGDRGRSPPRNQKCLSRKDLILWPNRPTSFPNTHTSSVLQELVFTALRSGIVGHTDVIIHSRSSATSSVRPCQLTPPPKFLLAATPRVTAVPMERYCDDRSAEYEWRVTRCGGGTIFKQCFLYGSPELASEWQARANSFHPQCPGGVMAMYPRHGWSFIRIPDKESLITESGKLHTLDILLSRLKNQGHRVLIYSQMTRMIDLLEEYMVYRKHTYMRLDGSSKISERRDMVADFQSRTDIFVFLLSTRAGGLGINLTAADTVIFYDSDWNPTVDQQAMDRAHRLGQTKQVTVYRLICQGSIEERILQRAKEKSEIQRVVISGGNFKPDTLKPKEVVGLLLDDDELEKKLRQRQEEKRQQEESSKVKERKRKREKYAEKKKNEESENKRKKEVNLVISHAPSADNSNLSADGDDSFISVEMDSAMPSPFSEISLSSELQPGSLPPDADADESSSDMLVIVDDPVSSAPQSRATNSPSSVSGSVSDNMNGVSASDTVSPGRGRSGRSRGRPKGSGGGAKSGGKGRGRKSTAGSAAAMAGAMAGAAAASAAAYAAYGYSVSKAGLSASSPLQPSLGRSSTSPAFNPSRSSSPQAKGGASTPSPHKQLAHSHHHLHHSSHGAVRKGKGPAAPGAR, encoded by the exons ATGGCGTCGGGGCAGGGTGGCCGACTGGAGGTTGGATCATCGGGGAGCTCCGGCCTAGCCAAACCTCTTTACCTGCAGCGCTTGGAAAGATCCCTGAGGTTGGACAGTTTTCTGCGCCAGACTGCCGTCGTCTTCAACCGAGACATAACCAG tgatgatagtgatgacAGTGATGACAGCGATGGTGAATTGGGGTCAGGGCTTTCCTTGGACCCCTCTACTCAGCATACAGCGATGACAGTGAAGACTGAGCCATGTGAGGAAAGGGATGAGTTGTCAGAGGGGAAGCCCCTCAACGGCATTCTGCTGCAAG ACCAAAAGGCAGACAAAGCTAGTTTTTACAATTTCTCCAAGCTCAAGAAGAACAGGAAATGGCTgaag AATATCCTGCTGAGTGACGACACCACAGACTCGGACACGGACTCAGATGACTCTGACTTCTGTTTGTCTCGAGAGGAGCTGCATGACATGCTAAGGCTACATCGCTTCACCAGGCAGCATCAGAGCAAGTTTCACTCTGACCGAGAg CTTCATCAATATCAGTATTATAGCACCGGTCTCCTTTCCACTCATGACTCCTTCTATGAGCAACAGCGCCACCTTCTGGGcccgaagaagaagaaaatcaaagatGAGAAGAAATTTAAAG ccaaactaaaaaaggtgaagaaaaagaagaaacgtGGCGAGGGAGACTTTCTGGATGAAGGGCGCCCTTATGTCACCAAGATCTTTGCAAAGTTTTCCCATGATGCTCCAGTGCCTGTGgtgaaaaagaaacatctcaCCATTGAGCAGCTGAACGCACGAAGACGTAAAGTCTGGCTAACCATCGCTAAAAAGGAGATCCCCAAG ACTTTCAAGCAGAAGACCTCTGCAAAGAACTTGGTGTTAACCAATGCTAAAAAG TTGGCTCATCAGTGCATGAGAGAGGTACGGCGGGCGGCTATCCAGGCCCAGAAGAACTGCAAGGAGACATTACCCCGAGCTCGCCGCCTCACCAAGGAGATGATGCTCTACTGGAAGAAGTATGACAAAGTAGAAAAGGAGCACAGGAAGAGGGCAGAGAAGGAGGCGCTGGAGCAACGCAAACTAGACGAAGAGATGAGAGAG GCAAAGCGTCAGCAGCGTAAACTGAATTTCCTCATCACACAGACTGAGCTGTATGCTCATTTCATGAGCGGGAAAGCAAGCATTGGGGGCCCAGAGGGAGACACGGCTCAGGAGGAAATTCTGAGTAAGCTGGAAGACAAAGCAGCGCAGAGACAAATTGACATCGGAGGAGGAGTGATGGTCAACATGGGACCGGAGGACTACG ATAGTGAACACTACAAGTCGCAGGCCTTGAGGAATGCCAAAGAAGCTTACCTGATTCATCAAGAGAGA ACGCGCATGTTTGATGAGGAGGCTAAGGACAGTCGCTGTGCATCGCTGCACACAGCTAGTTGTGCCCCTTCAGGTGCCGGCTCTGGGTTTGGAGAGAGCTACAGCCTTGCcaacccatccatccatgcgGGTGAAGAGATTCCTCAGCCCACAATCTTCAATGGCAAACTCAAGGGTTACCAACTCAAGGGCATGAACTGGCTGGCCAACCTCTATGAGCAG gGGATCAATGGAATCCTGGCAGACGAGATGGGCTTGGGGAAAACGGTCCAGAGTATCGCCCTATTGGCACATCTGGCAGAG AGAGACAACATCTGGGGCCCATTCCTCATCATCTCTCCTGCGTCCACTCTCAACAACTGGCACCAGGAGTTCACCCGCTTTGTGCCTAAATTCAAG gtGTTGCCGTATTGGGGGAATCCTCATGATCGCAAAGTGATCAGGAAATTTTGGAGCCAG AAAACCCTTTACACACAAAACGCACCTTTCCATGTTGTGATCACGAGCTACCAGCTTGTTGTTCAGGACGTCAAGTACTTTCAGAGGGTCAAGTGGCAGTACATGGTTCTGGACGAGGCCCAGGCactgaagagcagcagcag tGTTCGTTGGAAGATCCTGCTGCAGTTTCAGTGTCGAAACAGATTGCTGCTCACCGGGACACCCATCCAGAACACCATGGCTGAG CTGTGGGCCCTGCTGCACTTCATCATGCCCACACTGTTCGATTCCCATGACGAGTTTAACGAGTGGTTCTCCAAGGACATCGAGAGCCACGCTGAAAACAAGTCTGCCATCGACGAGA accAACTTTCCCGACTTCACATGATCCTGAAGCCTTTCATGCTGAGGAGAATCAAGAAGGATGTGGAAAACGAGCTCTCAGACAAG atcGAGATCCTGACCTACTGCCAGCTGACGTCTCGGCAGAGGTTGCTCTACCAGGCTCTGAGAAACAAGATCTCCATCGAGGATCTGCTGCAGTCCTCCATGGGCACGTCCCAACAGTCCCACAGCACCACCTCCTCCCTCATGAACCTGGTCATGCAGTTCAGGAAg GTGTGCAACCACCCCGACTTGTTCGAGCGCCAGGAAACTCGCTCTCCTTTCCACATGTACATCAAGCCCTACATCATGTCGAAGTTTCTGTACCGGCACGGCCTCATCCACGCACACAACCAGGCCAAAAACAA ATTACTTCAAGTGTTGCTGTCTCCCTTTTCTCCAAGTCACATTCAGCAGTCTCTTTTTCACAGAAAAG GTGATGACAAAGGAAGCTGCTTCTCTTTCCTGCGCTTCATCGACGTGTCACCGGCAGAGATGTCCAGTCTCATGTTGCAAGGCACCTTAGTGAG ATGGTTAgccctttttctctccctcaaaTCGGCATATCGGCTCCACTACCAACGTCTGTTCGGCCTTGAAGAAGAGGGTCAGGCGGAAACCGGAGACTCGGAGGGGGACAGAGGAAGGTCACCGCCCAGGAATCAAAAGTGTTTGTCTCGCAAGGACCTTATTCTGTGGCCTAACAGACCCACAAGTTTCCCCAACACGCACACAAGCTCAGTCCTACag gagctGGTGTTCACAGCCTTAAGGTCCGGCATCGTCGGACACACAGACGTGATTATCCACAGTCGAAGCTCTGCCACCTCCTCGGTACGACCCTGCCAGCTCACACCGCCACCCAAGTTCCTGCTAGCTGCCACACCCAgg GTGACAGCAGTTCCCATGGAGCGTTATTGTGACGACCGCAGTGCAGAGTACGAGTGGCGGGTGACACGCTGCGGTGGGGGCAccatcttcaaacagtgtttccTTTACGGCTCCCCTGAACTCGCTTCGGAATGGCAGGCTAGAGCCAACTCCTTCCACCCACAATGCCCTGGGGGTGTGATGGCCATGTACCCTCGACACGGATGGTCCTTCATACGGATACCTG ACAAGGAGAGCCTGATCACAGAGAGCGGCAAGCTCCACACCTTGGATATCCTGTTGAGTCGGCTGAAGAACCAGGGACACAGAGTCCTCATCTACTCCCAGATGACGCGCATGATAGACCTGCTGGAG GAGTACATGGTTTATCGGAAGCACACCTACATGCGCCTGGATGGATCCTCCAAGATTTCTGAGCGCAGAGACATGGTGGCAGACTTCCAGAGCCG GACGGAtatctttgtctttctgctgAGTACGAGGGCTGGAGGGCTCGGCATTAACCTGACTGCTGCTGACACT GTTATTTTCTATGACAGTGACTGGAACCCCACAGTGGACCAGCAGGCCATGGACAGAGCTCACAGGCTCGGGCAGACCAAGCAGGTCACTGTTTATCGGCTCATCTGTCAGGGAAGCATCGAGGAGAGGATCCTGCAGCGGGCCAAGGAGAAGAGCGAG ATCCAAAGGGTGGTCATCTCTGGAGGTAACTTCAAACCAGACACGCTCAAACCCAAAGAGGTGGTCGGCCTGTTATTGGACGATGATGAACTGGAGAAGAAAT TACGTCagaggcaggaggagaagaggcagcaggaggagagcagCAAGGTGAAAGAGCGCAAGAGAAAGCGGGAGAAGTACGCTGAGAAG aagAAGAACGAGGAGTCTGAGaacaagaggaaaaaagaggtgAACCTGGTCATCTCTCATGCACCGTCAGCTGACAACTCCAACCTGTCTGCAGACGGAGATGACTCCTTCATCAGTGTAGAGATGGACTCAGCCATGCCCAGTCCTTTCAGTgag ATCTCACTGAGCAGCGAGCTGCAGCCCGGTTCGTTACCCCCAGATGCTGATGCCGACGAGAGCAGCAGCGACATGCTGGTCATCGTGGACGATCCCGTGTCCTCCGCGCCACAGTCTCGAGCCACCAACTCCCCTTCCTCTGTGTCTGGATCGGTCTCTGACAACATGAATG GTGTGTCAGCCTCTGATACAGTCAGTCCCGGCAGAGGCCGGTCTGGGCGGAGTCGGGGGAGACCTAAAGGCTCAGGGGGCGGAGCAAAGTCTGGTGGAAAAGGACGAGGGCGCAAGTCGACGGCAGGCAGTGCAGCAGCTATGGCAGGAGCCATGGCCGGTGCAGCGGCTGCGTCTGCAGCAGCCTACGCTGCTTATGGTTATAGTGTTTCTAAAG CGGGCCTCTCTGCCTCCAGCCCTCTACAGCCTTCCCTGGGTCGGTCTAGTACCAGCCCTGCCTTCAACCCCAGCAGGagctcctcccctcaggccaAAGGAGGCGCCTCCACCCCGAGCCCCCACAAACAGCTGGCCCAcagccaccaccacctccaccacagcagccacggCGCAGTCAGGAAGGGCAAGGGGCCTGCTGCTCCTGGGGCTCGATAA
- the ino80 gene encoding chromatin-remodeling ATPase INO80 isoform X3, with protein sequence MASGQGGRLEVGSSGSSGLAKPLYLQRLERSLRLDSFLRQTAVVFNRDITSDDSDDSDDSDGELGSGLSLDPSTQHTAMTVKTEPCEERDELSEGKPLNGILLQGKDQKADKASFYNFSKLKKNRKWLKNILLSDDTTDSDTDSDDSDFCLSREELHDMLRLHRFTRQHQSKFHSDRELHQYQYYSTGLLSTHDSFYEQQRHLLGPKKKKIKDEKKFKAKLKKVKKKKKRGEGDFLDEGRPYVTKIFAKFSHDAPVPVVKKKHLTIEQLNARRRKVWLTIAKKEIPKTFKQKTSAKNLVLTNAKKLAHQCMREVRRAAIQAQKNCKETLPRARRLTKEMMLYWKKYDKVEKEHRKRAEKEALEQRKLDEEMREAKRQQRKLNFLITQTELYAHFMSGKASIGGPEGDTAQEEILSKLEDKAAQRQIDIGGGVMVNMGPEDYDSEHYKSQALRNAKEAYLIHQERTRMFDEEAKDSRCASLHTASCAPSGAGSGFGESYSLANPSIHAGEEIPQPTIFNGKLKGYQLKGMNWLANLYEQGINGILADEMGLGKTVQSIALLAHLAERDNIWGPFLIISPASTLNNWHQEFTRFVPKFKVLPYWGNPHDRKVIRKFWSQKTLYTQNAPFHVVITSYQLVVQDVKYFQRVKWQYMVLDEAQALKSSSSVRWKILLQFQCRNRLLLTGTPIQNTMAELWALLHFIMPTLFDSHDEFNEWFSKDIESHAENKSAIDENQLSRLHMILKPFMLRRIKKDVENELSDKIEILTYCQLTSRQRLLYQALRNKISIEDLLQSSMGTSQQSHSTTSSLMNLVMQFRKVCNHPDLFERQETRSPFHMYIKPYIMSKFLYRHGLIHAHNQAKNKLLQVLLSPFSPSHIQQSLFHRKGDDKGSCFSFLRFIDVSPAEMSSLMLQGTLVRWLALFLSLKSAYRLHYQRLFGLEEEGQAETGDSEGDRGRSPPRNQKCLSRKDLILWPNRPTSFPNTHTSSVLQELVFTALRSGIVGHTDVIIHSRSSATSSVRPCQLTPPPKFLLAATPRVTAVPMERYCDDRSAEYEWRVTRCGGGTIFKQCFLYGSPELASEWQARANSFHPQCPGGVMAMYPRHGWSFIRIPDKESLITESGKLHTLDILLSRLKNQGHRVLIYSQMTRMIDLLEEYMVYRKHTYMRLDGSSKISERRDMVADFQSRTDIFVFLLSTRAGGLGINLTAADTVIFYDSDWNPTVDQQAMDRAHRLGQTKQVTVYRLICQGSIEERILQRAKEKSEIQRVVISGGNFKPDTLKPKEVVGLLLDDDELEKKLRQRQEEKRQQEESSKVKERKRKREKYAEKKKNEESENKRKKEVNLVISHAPSADNSNLSADGDDSFISVEMDSAMPSPFSEISLSSELQPGSLPPDADADESSSDMLVIVDDPVSSAPQSRATNSPSSVSGSVSDNMNGVSASDTVSPGRGRSGRSRGRPKGSGGGAKSGGKGRGRKSTAGSAAAMAGAMAGAAAASAAAYAAYGYSVSKAGLSASSPLQPSLGRSSTSPAFNPSRSSSPQAKGGASTPSPHKQLAHSHHHLHHSSHGAVRKGKGPAAPGAR encoded by the exons ATGGCGTCGGGGCAGGGTGGCCGACTGGAGGTTGGATCATCGGGGAGCTCCGGCCTAGCCAAACCTCTTTACCTGCAGCGCTTGGAAAGATCCCTGAGGTTGGACAGTTTTCTGCGCCAGACTGCCGTCGTCTTCAACCGAGACATAACCAG tgatgatagtgatgacAGTGATGACAGCGATGGTGAATTGGGGTCAGGGCTTTCCTTGGACCCCTCTACTCAGCATACAGCGATGACAGTGAAGACTGAGCCATGTGAGGAAAGGGATGAGTTGTCAGAGGGGAAGCCCCTCAACGGCATTCTGCTGCAAGGTAAAG ACCAAAAGGCAGACAAAGCTAGTTTTTACAATTTCTCCAAGCTCAAGAAGAACAGGAAATGGCTgaag AATATCCTGCTGAGTGACGACACCACAGACTCGGACACGGACTCAGATGACTCTGACTTCTGTTTGTCTCGAGAGGAGCTGCATGACATGCTAAGGCTACATCGCTTCACCAGGCAGCATCAGAGCAAGTTTCACTCTGACCGAGAg CTTCATCAATATCAGTATTATAGCACCGGTCTCCTTTCCACTCATGACTCCTTCTATGAGCAACAGCGCCACCTTCTGGGcccgaagaagaagaaaatcaaagatGAGAAGAAATTTAAAG ccaaactaaaaaaggtgaagaaaaagaagaaacgtGGCGAGGGAGACTTTCTGGATGAAGGGCGCCCTTATGTCACCAAGATCTTTGCAAAGTTTTCCCATGATGCTCCAGTGCCTGTGgtgaaaaagaaacatctcaCCATTGAGCAGCTGAACGCACGAAGACGTAAAGTCTGGCTAACCATCGCTAAAAAGGAGATCCCCAAG ACTTTCAAGCAGAAGACCTCTGCAAAGAACTTGGTGTTAACCAATGCTAAAAAG TTGGCTCATCAGTGCATGAGAGAGGTACGGCGGGCGGCTATCCAGGCCCAGAAGAACTGCAAGGAGACATTACCCCGAGCTCGCCGCCTCACCAAGGAGATGATGCTCTACTGGAAGAAGTATGACAAAGTAGAAAAGGAGCACAGGAAGAGGGCAGAGAAGGAGGCGCTGGAGCAACGCAAACTAGACGAAGAGATGAGAGAG GCAAAGCGTCAGCAGCGTAAACTGAATTTCCTCATCACACAGACTGAGCTGTATGCTCATTTCATGAGCGGGAAAGCAAGCATTGGGGGCCCAGAGGGAGACACGGCTCAGGAGGAAATTCTGAGTAAGCTGGAAGACAAAGCAGCGCAGAGACAAATTGACATCGGAGGAGGAGTGATGGTCAACATGGGACCGGAGGACTACG ATAGTGAACACTACAAGTCGCAGGCCTTGAGGAATGCCAAAGAAGCTTACCTGATTCATCAAGAGAGA ACGCGCATGTTTGATGAGGAGGCTAAGGACAGTCGCTGTGCATCGCTGCACACAGCTAGTTGTGCCCCTTCAGGTGCCGGCTCTGGGTTTGGAGAGAGCTACAGCCTTGCcaacccatccatccatgcgGGTGAAGAGATTCCTCAGCCCACAATCTTCAATGGCAAACTCAAGGGTTACCAACTCAAGGGCATGAACTGGCTGGCCAACCTCTATGAGCAG gGGATCAATGGAATCCTGGCAGACGAGATGGGCTTGGGGAAAACGGTCCAGAGTATCGCCCTATTGGCACATCTGGCAGAG AGAGACAACATCTGGGGCCCATTCCTCATCATCTCTCCTGCGTCCACTCTCAACAACTGGCACCAGGAGTTCACCCGCTTTGTGCCTAAATTCAAG gtGTTGCCGTATTGGGGGAATCCTCATGATCGCAAAGTGATCAGGAAATTTTGGAGCCAG AAAACCCTTTACACACAAAACGCACCTTTCCATGTTGTGATCACGAGCTACCAGCTTGTTGTTCAGGACGTCAAGTACTTTCAGAGGGTCAAGTGGCAGTACATGGTTCTGGACGAGGCCCAGGCactgaagagcagcagcag tGTTCGTTGGAAGATCCTGCTGCAGTTTCAGTGTCGAAACAGATTGCTGCTCACCGGGACACCCATCCAGAACACCATGGCTGAG CTGTGGGCCCTGCTGCACTTCATCATGCCCACACTGTTCGATTCCCATGACGAGTTTAACGAGTGGTTCTCCAAGGACATCGAGAGCCACGCTGAAAACAAGTCTGCCATCGACGAGA accAACTTTCCCGACTTCACATGATCCTGAAGCCTTTCATGCTGAGGAGAATCAAGAAGGATGTGGAAAACGAGCTCTCAGACAAG atcGAGATCCTGACCTACTGCCAGCTGACGTCTCGGCAGAGGTTGCTCTACCAGGCTCTGAGAAACAAGATCTCCATCGAGGATCTGCTGCAGTCCTCCATGGGCACGTCCCAACAGTCCCACAGCACCACCTCCTCCCTCATGAACCTGGTCATGCAGTTCAGGAAg GTGTGCAACCACCCCGACTTGTTCGAGCGCCAGGAAACTCGCTCTCCTTTCCACATGTACATCAAGCCCTACATCATGTCGAAGTTTCTGTACCGGCACGGCCTCATCCACGCACACAACCAGGCCAAAAACAA ATTACTTCAAGTGTTGCTGTCTCCCTTTTCTCCAAGTCACATTCAGCAGTCTCTTTTTCACAGAAAAG GTGATGACAAAGGAAGCTGCTTCTCTTTCCTGCGCTTCATCGACGTGTCACCGGCAGAGATGTCCAGTCTCATGTTGCAAGGCACCTTAGTGAG ATGGTTAgccctttttctctccctcaaaTCGGCATATCGGCTCCACTACCAACGTCTGTTCGGCCTTGAAGAAGAGGGTCAGGCGGAAACCGGAGACTCGGAGGGGGACAGAGGAAGGTCACCGCCCAGGAATCAAAAGTGTTTGTCTCGCAAGGACCTTATTCTGTGGCCTAACAGACCCACAAGTTTCCCCAACACGCACACAAGCTCAGTCCTACag gagctGGTGTTCACAGCCTTAAGGTCCGGCATCGTCGGACACACAGACGTGATTATCCACAGTCGAAGCTCTGCCACCTCCTCGGTACGACCCTGCCAGCTCACACCGCCACCCAAGTTCCTGCTAGCTGCCACACCCAgg GTGACAGCAGTTCCCATGGAGCGTTATTGTGACGACCGCAGTGCAGAGTACGAGTGGCGGGTGACACGCTGCGGTGGGGGCAccatcttcaaacagtgtttccTTTACGGCTCCCCTGAACTCGCTTCGGAATGGCAGGCTAGAGCCAACTCCTTCCACCCACAATGCCCTGGGGGTGTGATGGCCATGTACCCTCGACACGGATGGTCCTTCATACGGATACCTG ACAAGGAGAGCCTGATCACAGAGAGCGGCAAGCTCCACACCTTGGATATCCTGTTGAGTCGGCTGAAGAACCAGGGACACAGAGTCCTCATCTACTCCCAGATGACGCGCATGATAGACCTGCTGGAG GAGTACATGGTTTATCGGAAGCACACCTACATGCGCCTGGATGGATCCTCCAAGATTTCTGAGCGCAGAGACATGGTGGCAGACTTCCAGAGCCG GACGGAtatctttgtctttctgctgAGTACGAGGGCTGGAGGGCTCGGCATTAACCTGACTGCTGCTGACACT GTTATTTTCTATGACAGTGACTGGAACCCCACAGTGGACCAGCAGGCCATGGACAGAGCTCACAGGCTCGGGCAGACCAAGCAGGTCACTGTTTATCGGCTCATCTGTCAGGGAAGCATCGAGGAGAGGATCCTGCAGCGGGCCAAGGAGAAGAGCGAG ATCCAAAGGGTGGTCATCTCTGGAGGTAACTTCAAACCAGACACGCTCAAACCCAAAGAGGTGGTCGGCCTGTTATTGGACGATGATGAACTGGAGAAGAAAT TACGTCagaggcaggaggagaagaggcagcaggaggagagcagCAAGGTGAAAGAGCGCAAGAGAAAGCGGGAGAAGTACGCTGAGAAG aagAAGAACGAGGAGTCTGAGaacaagaggaaaaaagaggtgAACCTGGTCATCTCTCATGCACCGTCAGCTGACAACTCCAACCTGTCTGCAGACGGAGATGACTCCTTCATCAGTGTAGAGATGGACTCAGCCATGCCCAGTCCTTTCAGTgag ATCTCACTGAGCAGCGAGCTGCAGCCCGGTTCGTTACCCCCAGATGCTGATGCCGACGAGAGCAGCAGCGACATGCTGGTCATCGTGGACGATCCCGTGTCCTCCGCGCCACAGTCTCGAGCCACCAACTCCCCTTCCTCTGTGTCTGGATCGGTCTCTGACAACATGAATG GTGTGTCAGCCTCTGATACAGTCAGTCCCGGCAGAGGCCGGTCTGGGCGGAGTCGGGGGAGACCTAAAGGCTCAGGGGGCGGAGCAAAGTCTGGTGGAAAAGGACGAGGGCGCAAGTCGACGGCAGGCAGTGCAGCAGCTATGGCAGGAGCCATGGCCGGTGCAGCGGCTGCGTCTGCAGCAGCCTACGCTGCTTATGGTTATAGTGTTTCTAAAG CGGGCCTCTCTGCCTCCAGCCCTCTACAGCCTTCCCTGGGTCGGTCTAGTACCAGCCCTGCCTTCAACCCCAGCAGGagctcctcccctcaggccaAAGGAGGCGCCTCCACCCCGAGCCCCCACAAACAGCTGGCCCAcagccaccaccacctccaccacagcagccacggCGCAGTCAGGAAGGGCAAGGGGCCTGCTGCTCCTGGGGCTCGATAA